TGCCCAAAAAGTTTAACAACTGCAATTGTGTGGCTATTCAAAAGGACATCcaagaaaatggaaaaagaaaaaagagtcaAAAAAGGAAGACGGATGACAAAGGCAAATATTGAGGGGGGAATAGCATGTACACTTTTTTTAAAGCAGGCAAAATTACAACAAAAGGTAGAAACTTTTTATCAATATTAGATTTTACAAGATCTGAATCTCGTTGCAATTTGCAATTACAATCTCATTTTTAAGTATTAAATGTTAAAGCTGGCATGTCCATTATGCCCAATTAGatactaatttaataataaCTCTATAAAACAttgattaaacaaaaaatttattcacTAACTCTGACATCAGAGAAGATAAAAGATTCCATCATTTTCCTTAACCTTTGAGCTCAATTAGAAAACTCAAAAAGGAGTAGATGAGCTAAATAAGTATATACATTGTTTATAAAATCCAAATTCATGTGGTCAATCAAATAGTCAGTCAAGAGAGAAAATAGGTAATTATCTAAGTCATGATTAAcatagttatttaattattatgatattaattaataGATATAGATATCCTCACAAgcaaatatcatttatatattaaggaaaaaaaagaaaagtaatagCTTCACGCATTTGACATGCATTTAGATTTTGATAATCTTTATCCATTAAATGCAATCCACCATATCTTTATTTTATACACCAATTATTCATCACCCATCTATtactaaataactaaaaaggtgTCATTTCACTATCATCACCTAAAGCTTGTGCAGCCTCCCTAAAATGACTAAATTGACCTTAATAGTTTTCTACTAATAAATTGTTATAAGCATGGACTAGAATTTGAGTTGTAAGAAGTATGAAGTTCTTAGCTGATTTTCTTTCTTGTTATAGTGGCTGTGTTAGtgatacaaataataatagtcccaaaattgagtcatgttctcttgttcaagtaacATACCTAGAGGAAAATACTGCTTGCAGGGCTCAAAAATTGACTCGTAGAAATTCATCATCAAAGGGATTGTGGCAGCCATCTCTATACACCATTTCTGAAAATGATACCATCAAAGCACAAGAAGGGATCAAAGCCAGCACCAAGAAGATGAAAAGTTATAGACCACCAAAAACAAATTCTCAAGCTTGTTATTACAATGATCTCAGGTACGCATTTATTTTATGCTAACATGATAATCAAGCGAAATCAGTAGTAGCAGAGAtaaactttttttgaaaaaaataataaaagatcaaGACCTATGTAACTTTTTGACCTCTAGCTCCGTCCCTTCTTGTAATCAGAGGCAAGGT
This window of the Solanum pennellii chromosome 2, SPENNV200 genome carries:
- the LOC107011221 gene encoding uncharacterized protein LOC107011221 yields the protein MKFLADFLSCYSGCVSDTNNNSPKIESCSLVQVTYLEENTACRAQKLTRRNSSSKGLWQPSLYTISENDTIKAQEGIKASTKKMKSYRPPKTNSQACYYNDLRVQAQFQTSIMALSAVTFVF